A DNA window from Borrelia sp. HM contains the following coding sequences:
- a CDS encoding TIGR02757 family protein has product MQKDKNTILDTLELIYSKYNKKEFVHPDPLEFLYKYTKQEDIELVGLISSSLALGRVEQILLAIDQILKPLGNQPSETLERLKKKDLDVIYKNFIYRFFKTEDIVQLLMSFKKIKEHYFTIENLLYNIYKKNKNLVLSLDTLITQMEKMNGQSFGIILPKPSKGSACKRLFLFLRWMIRKDEVDLGIWNKFNPSNLIVPMDTHMTYISSKLFNIQINKNISLKKAIEVTKHFLKNNKDDPVKYDFSLTRFGIHKDFDKKELFTNIFKN; this is encoded by the coding sequence ATGCAAAAAGATAAAAATACTATATTAGATACGTTAGAACTCATATACAGTAAATACAATAAAAAAGAATTTGTTCATCCTGATCCCCTAGAATTTTTATATAAATATACTAAACAAGAGGATATTGAGCTAGTGGGACTTATTAGCTCATCATTGGCACTAGGAAGAGTTGAACAAATATTATTAGCAATTGACCAAATTTTAAAACCACTGGGAAATCAGCCCTCAGAAACACTTGAAAGACTTAAAAAAAAAGATTTGGATGTAATATATAAAAACTTTATTTATAGATTTTTTAAAACAGAAGATATTGTTCAATTACTAATGTCTTTTAAAAAGATCAAGGAACATTATTTCACAATTGAAAATTTACTATATAACATTTACAAAAAAAATAAAAACTTAGTATTGAGTTTAGATACTCTAATAACACAAATGGAAAAAATGAATGGGCAATCATTTGGAATAATACTTCCAAAACCTTCAAAAGGCAGTGCTTGTAAAAGATTATTTCTATTTTTAAGATGGATGATAAGAAAAGATGAAGTTGATTTAGGAATTTGGAACAAATTCAATCCATCAAATTTAATAGTGCCAATGGACACTCATATGACATATATCTCATCAAAACTATTTAATATCCAAATCAATAAAAATATAAGTCTTAAAAAAGCAATAGAAGTCACAAAACACTTTTTAAAAAACAATAAAGATGATCCCGTAAAATATGATTTCTCTTTAACCCGATTTGGAATACATAAAGACTTTGACAAAAAAGAATTATTTACAAATATTTT
- a CDS encoding glucosaminidase domain-containing protein — translation MPKTFLLLIIPLILLTVKGYCVEDIIEINTEIKKEKYIPFLLSKGKSQIEVLVKYTLKMNPHLEAEYVKKIAQTYIDESLIEGINYDIAYAQMLLETGILKFNGIVSKEQHNFSGIGATNKFTKGNSFSNIKEGIRAHIQHLKAYASSKNIKSNMVDPRFYLVKRGSAPTIYDLTGKWATDKLYDKKLKKILLELLEFDNAKR, via the coding sequence ATGCCAAAAACATTTTTACTGTTAATAATACCTTTGATATTATTAACAGTAAAAGGTTATTGTGTTGAAGACATAATTGAAATAAACACTGAAATAAAAAAAGAAAAGTATATTCCTTTTTTACTAAGTAAAGGCAAAAGTCAAATAGAAGTTCTGGTTAAATATACATTAAAAATGAATCCTCATCTAGAAGCAGAATATGTGAAAAAAATTGCACAAACTTATATAGACGAATCTCTAATTGAAGGAATAAATTATGATATTGCTTATGCTCAAATGCTACTTGAGACAGGTATTTTAAAATTTAACGGTATTGTTTCTAAAGAACAACACAATTTTTCAGGAATAGGAGCAACTAATAAATTCACAAAGGGTAATTCTTTTTCTAACATTAAAGAAGGAATAAGAGCACATATTCAACATTTAAAAGCTTATGCTTCAAGTAAAAATATAAAATCAAATATGGTTGATCCCAGATTTTACTTAGTAAAAAGGGGTTCTGCACCAACAATATATGATCTAACCGGAAAATGGGCAACAGATAAGCTGTATGATAAAAAGTTAAAGAAAATATTACTTGAATTATTAGAATTTGATAATGCAAAAAGATAA
- a CDS encoding MBL fold metallo-hydrolase: protein MMGIFLGTGASSGVPMLNCNCKVCSLNLAKNKRLRSSFLLSLRGINLLIDTGPDIRIQLLRENVIHLDLVLYTHEHYDHIMGFDDIKCYTRTSPLPIYARESTMQHIKNAFPHNFSSKISISGRANVLPNLAVDLQQIVFKGINIIPIPLLHGDIVSLGYRINNLAYLTDVKFIPDISYNYLKGLDVLIIDALRIKPHPGHLNFDDAIVEVKKINPKITYFTHISHDIMHEEFDYLKRDNIYLAYDGLRIYT from the coding sequence ATGATGGGAATTTTTTTAGGCACCGGTGCATCAAGTGGTGTTCCTATGTTGAATTGCAATTGTAAAGTATGTAGTTTAAACTTAGCTAAAAATAAAAGACTTAGAAGTTCATTTTTGCTAAGTCTTCGTGGAATAAATTTATTAATTGATACAGGTCCTGATATTAGAATTCAGCTTTTAAGGGAAAATGTGATTCATTTAGATTTGGTGTTGTATACTCATGAGCATTATGATCATATTATGGGATTTGATGATATTAAATGTTACACTAGAACTTCTCCTTTGCCCATTTATGCGCGTGAGAGTACAATGCAACATATTAAAAATGCATTTCCGCATAATTTTTCATCAAAAATATCTATAAGCGGGAGAGCTAATGTCCTTCCTAATTTGGCAGTGGATTTACAACAAATTGTTTTTAAAGGGATCAATATAATACCAATTCCTTTATTGCATGGAGACATAGTCAGTTTAGGATATAGAATAAATAATTTAGCATATCTTACTGATGTTAAGTTTATTCCTGATATTTCTTATAATTATTTAAAAGGATTAGATGTACTTATAATAGATGCTTTAAGGATTAAGCCTCATCCTGGGCATTTAAATTTTGATGATGCTATTGTTGAGGTTAAAAAAATAAATCCTAAGATCACTTATTTTACACATATTTCGCATGATATAATGCATGAAGAATTTGATTATCTAAAAAGAGATAATATTTATCTGGCTTATGATGGTCTTAGGATATATACTTAA